Below is a genomic region from Bacillus mycoides.
CATATGAAAATAACTATTTCTTTTAAGGAGGTGGGAAGAATGGCTGTACCTTTTAGAAGAACTTCTAAAACAGTAAAAAGAAAGCGTCGTACGCATTTCAAATTATCAGTACCTGGTATGGTAGAGTGCCCAAGCTGTGGTGAAGCGAAATTAGCTCACCGTGTATGTAAAGCATGCGGTACTTACAAAGGTAAAGAAGTAATCAGCAAGTAATTGTGGGAAAATAAACGTAGAAGATATCTTCTACGTTTATTTTTTTTGTCTTATTCTTTATTTGTTGTATTCTATCTTTTCTAGTAACTGCATATGCTTAATAAAAAATGCATAGGGAGGACTAGAGAGATGGCGACAACAAGACAAGATGCTTGGACTGATGATGAAGATTTGCTTCTGGCAGAAGTAGTACTCCGGCATATTCAAGAAGGTGGAACGCAACTTTCTGCCTTTAAAGAAGTGGGGAGACATTTGTCTCGCACACCAGCAGCATGTGGATTTAGGTGG
It encodes:
- the rpmF gene encoding 50S ribosomal protein L32, yielding MAVPFRRTSKTVKRKRRTHFKLSVPGMVECPSCGEAKLAHRVCKACGTYKGKEVISK